The proteins below come from a single Aegilops tauschii subsp. strangulata cultivar AL8/78 chromosome 6, Aet v6.0, whole genome shotgun sequence genomic window:
- the LOC109756406 gene encoding uncharacterized protein: protein MRASRPAVRAAPLETPSGALSTPLDAALTPPLALHTTGAACAPAYGAPPPPAPAPAEWLVPLSPTPALAVPSALGRALRRTPGYGLRAGCPGRTPRPAARPPGLAPRPACRRRMAAPSAAPRAPRAVGRAPRSASSPPHRSELVKAPPPLGTTAGSSSRGEQHFGRLFGCAMAAIDRRPGRLRR, encoded by the coding sequence ATGCGGGCCTCGCGCCCAGCCGTCCGCGCCGCGCCGCTGGAGACGCCATCCGGGGCGCTCAGCACGCCTCTGGACGCGGCCTTGACGCCGCCGCTCGCGCTGCATACAACCGGAGCCGCATGCGCGCCTGCATACGGGGCTCCGCCCCCACCCGCTCCTGCTCCGGCGGAATGGCTTGTGCCGCTGTCGCCGACGCCTGCCCTCGCCGTCCCGTCCGCGCTCGGTCGTGCGCTGCGCCGCACCCCAGGCTACGGCCTCCGCGCTGGCTGCCCCGGCCGCACCCCACGCCCGGCTGCCCGGCCTCCGGGCCTCGCCCCGCGCCCCGCGTGCCGTCGCCGCATGGCCGCGCCGTCGGCCGCGCCCCGCGCCCCACGCGCCGTCGGCCGCGCCCCTCGCTCGGCCTCATCACCGCCCCACCGCTCGGAGCTCGTCAAGGCCCCGCCGCCACTGGGGACAACCGCCGGCTCGAGCAGCCGCGGGGAGCAGCACTTCGGCCGCCTCTTCGGGTGCGCCATGGCCGCCATCGACCGCCGCCCTGGCCGCCTGCGCCGGTGA
- the LOC109756404 gene encoding amino acid transporter AVT3B, with amino-acid sequence MGLGSDASSSSSRLDSAPLLPHHSAEGGHLSSQPKTFANVFIAVVGAGVLGLPYTFSRTGWAAGSILLLSVALLTFYCMMLLVACRRRLADDHPKMLSSFGDLGDAVFGAPGRLAVDTMLVLSQASFCVGYLIFISNTMAHLYPVFAPSSNVFLSPKALFIYAMLPFQLGLNSIKTLTLLAPLSIFADVVDLGAMGVVVGQDVSTWLATHPPVAAFGAPAALLYGAGVSVYAFEGVCMVLPLEAEAADKKRFGATLGLSMAFIAVMYGLFGVMGYVAFGDATRDIITTNLGSGWLSAAVQLGLCINLFFTMPVMMNPVYEVAERLFHGKRYCWWMRWVLVVAVGLAAMLVPNFTDFLSLVGSSVCVLLGFVLPATFHIKVFGAEMGWVGVLSDVLLVVLGLVLAVFGTYSSLVQIFHSSSA; translated from the coding sequence ATGGGATTGGGGAGCGACGCGAGCTCGTCGTCGTCGCGGCTGGACTCGGCGCCGCTGCTGCCGCACCACAGCGCCGAAGGGGGCCACCTTTCGTCGCAGCCCAAGACCTTCGCGAACGTCTTCATCGCGGTGGTCGGCGCCGGCGTGCTGGGCCTGCCCTACACGTTCTCGCGCACCGGCTGGGCGGCGGGCTCCATCCTGCTCCTCTCCGTGGCGCTGCTCACCTTCTACTGCATGATGCTGCTCgtcgcctgccgccgccgcctcgccgacgACCACCCGAAGATGCTCTCCTCGTTTGGGGATCTGGGGGACGCCGTGTTCGGCGCGCCCGGCCGCCTCGCCGTGGACACCATGCTGGTGCTCAGCCAGGCCAGCTTCTGCGTCGGGTACCTCATCTTCATCTCCAACACCATGGCGCACCTCTACCCCGTCTTCGCCCCCTCCTCAAATGTATTCCTCTCCCCTAAGGCGCTCTTCATCTACGCCATGCTGCCGTTCCAGCTCGGGCTCAACTCCATCAAGACGCTCACGCTCCTCGCGCCGCTCAGCATCTTCGCCGACGTCGTCGACCTCGGCGCCATGGGGGTCGTTGTTGGCCAGGACGTGTCGACTTGGCTCGCCACGCACCCACCCGTCGCCGCGTTCGGCGCCCCCGCCGCGCTCCTCTACGGCGCGGGCGTGTCCGTATACGCCTTCGAGGGCGTCTGTATGGTCCTGCCGCTGGAGGCGGAGGCCGCGGACAAGAAGAGGTTCGGCGCCACGCTCGGGCTGTCCATGGCGTTCATCGCTGTCATGTACGGGCTGTTCGGTGTCATGGGGTACGTCGCGTTCGGCGACGCCACGCGCGACATCATCACTACCAACCTCGGCAGCGGGTGGCTGTCGGCCGCCGTGCAGCTGGGGCTGTGCATCAACCTCTTCTTCACCATGCCGGTGATGATGAACCCGGTGTACGAGGTCGCCGAGCGCCTGTTCCACGGCAAGCGCTACTGTTGGTGGATGCGGTGGGTGCTCGTGGTCGCCGTGGGGCTCGCGGCCATGCTTGTGCCCAATTTCACCGACTTCCTCTCCCTCGTGGGGAGCAGCGTCTGCGTGCTGCTCGGCTTCGTGCTGCCGGCCACCTTCCACATCAAGGTGTTCGGCGCCGAGATGGGCTGGGTCGGGGTTCTCAGCGACGTCCTCCTGGTGGTGCTCGGCCTCGTGCTCGCCGTCTTCGGCACCTACTCGTCGCTGGTGCAAATCTTCCACTCTTCCAGCGCTTAA